CGAAGCCGTCGTCTTCCGGCCGATCACCGATGCCAATACGCGTGTCGCGGAGATGATGGCCGGCGGCATCGACGTGATGGTCGAGGTTCCGCCGGATAATGTCGCGACCTTCAGTGCCGATCCCAATTTCGCGGTCAAGGAGCAGGTCGGGCCGCACGTCTGGTTCAGCATCCTGAACACGAAGGAAGGCCCGTTCAAGGACAAGGCCGTGCGGCAGGCCGCCAATTATGCGGTCAACAAGCAGGGCCTCGTCGATAACGTGTTGCAAGGTACCGCGACAGTCTCGGCCGGCCCGATCGCGCCGGCTTTCGATTGGGTGAAGTCTTCGGTCGAACCCTACCCCTACGATCCGGAAAAGGCCAAGCAACTTCTCGCTGAGGCCAATGTCGCCGATCCCAGCCTGACCTTCTTCATCACCGAAGGCGGTTCGGGCATGCTCGATCCCGTCACGATGGGTGCCGCGATCCAGGCCGATCTCGAAGCCGTCGGCTTCAAGGTGAAGATCGAGACCTATGAGTGGAACAGCTTCCTGTCGCAAGTGAATACCGGGCTCGAAGGCAAGGCGGACATGGCCGAAATGGCTTGGATGACCAACGATCCCGATACGCTGCCTTATCTGGCGCTCCGTTCCGAGGCCATGCCGGACAAAGGCGGTTTCAATTCCGGCTATTATTCCAACCCGGACCTGGACAAGATCCTGGAACAGGCGCGCACATCGACCGATCAGGCAAAGCGGGCAGAGCTTTACGGACAGGTCCAGCAGATCGTTCATGACGACGCGCCGTGGCTTTTCGTGGCCAATTGGAAGCAGAACGCCGTGACCAGAGCCAATGTGCAGGGGTTCCAACTGGAGCCGTCCTTCCTGCTGAACCTGCGCAGCGTGACGAAATAGCCTACCGCGCGGGCTGCGCCAGACGAGGCTGGATGCCTCCGGCGCCAGAGCCGTGATCGGATCGGGTGCGCCGGGCTCCGTGTCAAAGCCGGATCGCGGCTGAAGCTCTTGGATTGAGTGCAGCCGTGGATCCAACCGGGCCGTCCCGGCCAGAGAGCCACGGGCAGCGGCCCTTCAGCCAGAAGACCATCATGGAGTGCCATGACTAGCTATATCGCAAAGCGCCTTCTGGCGGTCGTTCCGGTCCTCCTGGGACTTTCCGTAATCGTCTTCCTGGTCATGGCGCTCATCCCGGGCGATCCGGCAACCGCCATCCTCGGCTCCTATGCCACGCCGGAAAACGTTGAGCGCATCAATCGCGACCTCGGACTGGACAAGCCGCTGGTGCAGCAATACCTCATCTGGATCACCAATGTGCTGCAGGGCGATCTCGGCCGGTCCTATATCCTCAACCGGCCTGTCCTGGCGGAAGTGACGGAACGGTTTTCCGCGACCCTCATCCTGGCCGGCACCGCACTTGTCCTGTGCTCCCTGATTGGGCTGGCAGCCGGCATCATCTCGGCGGTGCGGCAATTCGGCTGGCCGGATCGGATCATCACCTTTCTCGTCCTGGCGGGAATCTCCACGCCCTCCTTCTGGCTGGGCCTGCTGCTGATCCTGGTCTTTGCGGTAAAGTGGCGGCTCTTGCCGCCCAGCGGCATGTATGCCGTCTATGGCGGCGGCGATCTTCCGGATCTGCTTCGCCATCTGGTGCTGCCTGCCATCACCCTTTCCATCGTTGCGGCAGGAGTGATTGCGCGCCTCACGCGCGGCGCCATGCTGGAAGTGCTGCGCCAGGATTTCATCCGGACGGCCCGTGCCAAGGGCCTCTCCGAACGCCGTGTCGTCTACGGTCACGCCTTCCGCGCCGCCCTTGTCGGTGTCATTCCGGTCATCGGCATCCAGGCCGGCTTCGTCCTGGGCGGCGCCGTCTATATCGAAACCGTGTTTCAGTGGCCGGGAATTGGCGCCATGCT
The sequence above is a segment of the Rhizobium sp. SSA_523 genome. Coding sequences within it:
- a CDS encoding ABC transporter substrate-binding protein → MKRLLRHVMTAAAVTLSTPLLAALSAPQAFAQTPPNVLIVGQIAEPQSLDPHVATATNDFRILVNVYDGLVRFKSGTLQVEPALAESWTVSDDGKTYRFKLRTGVTFHDGSPLDAEAVKFNFDRMLDEKHPFYNTGPFPLSFNFAAVDSVNVVDPQTVEFQLKEAFAPFLSNLAYPTGLIVSPAAVKEHGKDFGRHPSGTGPFKFVEWQSNQRVVVEANADYWDKAPGLEAVVFRPITDANTRVAEMMAGGIDVMVEVPPDNVATFSADPNFAVKEQVGPHVWFSILNTKEGPFKDKAVRQAANYAVNKQGLVDNVLQGTATVSAGPIAPAFDWVKSSVEPYPYDPEKAKQLLAEANVADPSLTFFITEGGSGMLDPVTMGAAIQADLEAVGFKVKIETYEWNSFLSQVNTGLEGKADMAEMAWMTNDPDTLPYLALRSEAMPDKGGFNSGYYSNPDLDKILEQARTSTDQAKRAELYGQVQQIVHDDAPWLFVANWKQNAVTRANVQGFQLEPSFLLNLRSVTK
- a CDS encoding ABC transporter permease; translated protein: MTSYIAKRLLAVVPVLLGLSVIVFLVMALIPGDPATAILGSYATPENVERINRDLGLDKPLVQQYLIWITNVLQGDLGRSYILNRPVLAEVTERFSATLILAGTALVLCSLIGLAAGIISAVRQFGWPDRIITFLVLAGISTPSFWLGLLLILVFAVKWRLLPPSGMYAVYGGGDLPDLLRHLVLPAITLSIVAAGVIARLTRGAMLEVLRQDFIRTARAKGLSERRVVYGHAFRAALVGVIPVIGIQAGFVLGGAVYIETVFQWPGIGAMLVKAISTRDILLVQGGVLVVAASYVLFNLAADVVQTMLDPRIRT